CCTTGGCGACCTGGATTCCATTCTTCGCCGCGTCGTGGAAGCAGCCGCCTTTGTAACCGACGCCGAGGAAGCCAACATCTACCTGGCCGAACCTGGCACCAAAGAGTTGGTGCTGCGCGCTACGAAGAGCCTCAACGAACGGCATGCAACATTGCAGCGCTTGCGTGTCGAGGACACGTTGACGGGAGAAGTGTTCACGACCGGGGAGCCGATGCTGCGCCAGCCTTCCCTGGAAGGTGGGGCGATCAAGGTTCAAACGGGTTTCATGGTGCAATCACTCGTAAAGGTTCCCATCCGGGCGCGGAACAGCATCGTCGGCGTGCTGGGCATATACAACGGCATCACCCCGCGCCGATTTAGTCAGCATCACCTTACCTTGTTGATGGCGCTCGGTCACTGGACGGGCGTGGCGCTGGAATACGCCAACTTGATGCGCGTGGCGGAAAACCCGGCAGCACCCAACCAAACCCTCACAGCCGTTCCCAACGATCTGATCGAAGGACTCGATGAGTGTATTCAAATCATCGAACCGATGATCAACGGCGCAACGGAAGCATCGAGTAGAGAACAGCGGCGCAACTTGAACGAACTCCACAGGCATCTACTCATGCTGCGTGCCATGCCCATGGCGACGCTCGACGTCGAAGAAGCACAAGAAATGGTCGACTTACCCGGTATTATGGAGCAGGTACTCCGGGAAATGCGGCGTCCGGCAGCACGCAGAGGTCTGGAGATAATCATCGACGAAAGCCCCCCACTGCCTCTTTTTCGCGGCGATAGCAACCGCACCCATCGCATCATCCAAACGCTCGTCGCAGCTGCGATCCGGCGAACGTCGCGCGGCCGCATCGTTCTCGAAGCCCATCGTGTCGAAATGCTCCGAGGCCGCAGTACCAGCATTCCCATCCCGAGGCACATCCAACTCAACGATGGGTTGTGGGCCATCGTGAGAATTTCGGATACGAGTCCCGGTCTCTCGCCGGATACGGTTCACGCGCTGACGAAAGAAGAAATCGATCCGTCCGCCGGACAGATCGGACCGGGGCTTTCTTTAGGTGAGATTCGTATGATGCTTGAAAGCATGAACGGAAGATTGTGGTACGAACACACACCCGCAAGCACCAGCATCGTCTTCTCCCTTCCAATAACCTGATCGGAGCGGGATCATGAATGGAAAACCAACGTCGGTCGAAGTCTACACCGAAACGCACAGAATACTGGGAAGGGTCCAGGCAGGACCCACAGGACTGTTCAGCTACATCAACATTCCAACGCGCTCCTACATCGAGATGGAAGGTGCGCATCTTTCGCGCCTGCACCAACCCTCCAAGTTGATCGCCCGCCACCCTACGCTGTGGCTGGTGAAGAGCGAAGTGGTGGTCATTCTACTCAGCAGCCGCTCCGAACTCGGCGCAGCGAGCTTCGCTCGAGGGGGGTATACGAGTAAAATTCCGCATTGGGTACGCATTCTCATGGGGGGCTACGAAATGCGTGGCATGGTGGAAACTTCAGGCAAATTCAACTTCGGTTCGATCATGTTCGAGGGCGATTCGTTGTTCATCCCCATCTACCACACAGATTTCAACGCAATCCTCTTCCCCGCAGTCCGGACCCGTTCTCCCGTCGGTC
The window above is part of the Anaerolineales bacterium genome. Proteins encoded here:
- a CDS encoding GAF domain-containing protein, whose protein sequence is MSEAQEKAASPRVLVIADVESNAEALIDRVFRPAGIQASTSNTDGPPPDILVLDITQLRGDPLANLRNMRAQGEEAPAIVLAAHFPHSRIRDMFRLGVNDFLLKPYRSEVLCQAIHDMGESRSIEANTKILARRLEGMREQFRRRSEEIRLLTEIGRVVVSLGDLDSILRRVVEAAAFVTDAEEANIYLAEPGTKELVLRATKSLNERHATLQRLRVEDTLTGEVFTTGEPMLRQPSLEGGAIKVQTGFMVQSLVKVPIRARNSIVGVLGIYNGITPRRFSQHHLTLLMALGHWTGVALEYANLMRVAENPAAPNQTLTAVPNDLIEGLDECIQIIEPMINGATEASSREQRRNLNELHRHLLMLRAMPMATLDVEEAQEMVDLPGIMEQVLREMRRPAARRGLEIIIDESPPLPLFRGDSNRTHRIIQTLVAAAIRRTSRGRIVLEAHRVEMLRGRSTSIPIPRHIQLNDGLWAIVRISDTSPGLSPDTVHALTKEEIDPSAGQIGPGLSLGEIRMMLESMNGRLWYEHTPASTSIVFSLPIT